The following proteins come from a genomic window of Methanoculleus caldifontis:
- a CDS encoding DUF169 domain-containing protein has protein sequence MDTALRDTYIELHERYFPGTELPVAFEVGGATDGVEKAPAPKGWKCFVCDLTKVRKGTSLVFDEDSIGCRGGRFYLGYDAERFPGFRYFLSYGKPGEMEGERYKQTPEIVDDLDRGTARIPTKGKSIVFKRWDRLTERDNPDAVVFFARPEVLSGLFTLANFDQADPYGVVCPFGAGCSSVFSFPWLEQQNENPRAVLGMFDPSARPCVPLDTLTMAFPMKKFTKVVGYMEESFLTTGAWEKVMKKVARSNALHSP, from the coding sequence ATGGATACAGCACTGCGCGACACCTACATCGAACTCCACGAGAGGTACTTCCCGGGGACCGAGCTTCCCGTCGCCTTCGAGGTCGGAGGCGCCACCGACGGGGTGGAGAAGGCCCCCGCCCCGAAGGGTTGGAAGTGCTTCGTCTGCGACCTCACGAAGGTCCGAAAAGGGACGAGCCTTGTCTTCGACGAGGATTCGATCGGGTGCCGCGGAGGGCGGTTCTACCTCGGTTACGACGCCGAACGGTTCCCCGGCTTCCGCTACTTCCTCTCCTACGGGAAGCCCGGCGAGATGGAGGGGGAGCGCTACAAGCAGACGCCGGAGATCGTCGACGACCTCGACCGGGGGACCGCCCGGATACCCACGAAGGGCAAAAGCATCGTCTTCAAGCGCTGGGACCGCCTCACGGAGAGAGACAACCCCGACGCCGTCGTCTTCTTCGCCCGCCCGGAGGTGCTCTCCGGTCTCTTCACGCTCGCGAACTTCGACCAGGCCGACCCGTACGGTGTCGTCTGCCCGTTCGGCGCCGGGTGCAGCTCGGTCTTCTCCTTCCCGTGGCTCGAGCAGCAGAACGAGAATCCAAGAGCGGTGCTCGGGATGTTCGACCCCTCGGCACGGCCCTGCGTCCCGCTGGATACCCTGACGATGGCCTTCCCGATGAAGAAGTTTACGAAGGTGGTAGGCTATATGGAGGAGAGTTTCCTCACGACGGGCGCCTGGGAGAAGGTGATGAAGAAGGTTGCCCGGAGCAACGCGCTTCATTCACCCTGA
- a CDS encoding dienelactone hydrolase family protein, giving the protein MRNVILLAAVVSLLLLVGCAGATEIGTAEIRNGTTVNIQSGGQSYPAYITTPGEDGTHPGVVLIHSFNGLEPGYQALVDRLAGEGYVVIAPEWQTFEEAPDDEVMEGLVRDTVAYLDTRPEVNESSLGLTGFCAGGRYTMLFLPQIEEFSSGVAWYGFPYSGGQANGTPPAEFIENITDPMLIIHGTADEPSPVADIYRYATDLDEAGKYFELKVYQGEPHGFMIEDGEISETPVAEDAYEEMVAFFNRTLG; this is encoded by the coding sequence ATGAGAAATGTTATCCTGCTTGCAGCGGTCGTATCTCTGCTCCTCCTCGTCGGCTGCGCCGGCGCAACCGAGATAGGGACCGCAGAGATACGAAATGGAACGACGGTGAACATCCAGAGCGGCGGCCAGAGTTACCCGGCCTATATCACGACGCCCGGAGAAGACGGGACCCACCCGGGAGTCGTGCTGATCCACTCCTTCAACGGGCTGGAACCCGGGTACCAGGCCCTTGTCGACCGTCTTGCCGGCGAGGGGTACGTCGTCATCGCCCCGGAGTGGCAGACCTTTGAAGAGGCGCCCGATGATGAAGTGATGGAAGGGCTGGTCCGGGACACGGTCGCGTATCTCGACACCCGGCCCGAAGTCAACGAGAGCAGCCTCGGACTGACGGGGTTCTGCGCGGGCGGGCGCTACACGATGCTCTTCCTGCCGCAAATAGAGGAGTTCAGTTCGGGCGTCGCCTGGTACGGCTTCCCCTACTCCGGCGGACAGGCGAACGGGACCCCGCCGGCAGAGTTCATCGAGAACATCACCGACCCGATGCTGATCATCCACGGCACGGCGGATGAACCAAGCCCGGTGGCCGACATCTACCGCTACGCGACCGATCTCGATGAGGCCGGGAAGTACTTCGAGCTCAAGGTCTACCAGGGCGAGCCCCACGGGTTCATGATCGAGGACGGAGAGATCTCGGAGACTCCCGTCGCGGAGGATGCCTACGAGGAAATGGTCGCGTTCTTCAACAGGACGCTCGGCTGA
- a CDS encoding PAS domain-containing protein, giving the protein MDADPGQYEHAIDRLRALCERTVDETERQILTEAVAVLSGLHSKNKEQVGLADAILSATGRGVIAYDAGGRVIRAGPAMDEMAVTSLVGMEMQAVAAALTVRHPDGRQVRQEELPAYRALKGETVAGERLDITSREGRTIHALVSAAPVIIGGVPSGAVVAWQDVTEQEQIQRRLNEMSTLLEGMFESLGDIVGLQLPDHTILRYNRAGYEALGMTPEEVIGRKCYELIGRDRPCDVCATRAAVRSKRQERLEKYVPEMGRYLECRSTPVLDENGNLLLIVEHLHDITDRVLAMDALRESEATARALLNAPTDAISLISADGRLIDVNETMLRRYGKGREEVVGRHINEIFPPRIARERLERLAEVLESGAPVRFEERGVMGWYDVVIYPIRDETGRVARLAVIGRDITDRKQMEERLVESEERLRSIFREAGIGIALLDLDWRITQTNPAFRRMLGYEESDLVGRSVAEVTHPDDIEANRALFYEMVAGRRKRFQLEKRYIGKDGRVVWARLTATILGDTKDLPRFVVSMVEDINDRKMAETLRTEAFNRIEQNMEQFAILGDHVRHPLQVVLARADLMDDEETAEKIREQVRRINKYIKELDRGWIESRKIREFLRRHEMV; this is encoded by the coding sequence ATGGATGCAGATCCGGGTCAGTATGAGCACGCCATCGATCGGCTCAGGGCTCTCTGCGAGAGGACGGTCGATGAAACCGAGAGGCAGATCCTCACAGAAGCAGTAGCCGTCCTCTCCGGGCTGCACAGCAAGAACAAGGAGCAGGTTGGTCTGGCGGACGCAATCCTGTCGGCCACCGGCCGAGGGGTGATCGCTTATGATGCCGGCGGCAGGGTGATCAGGGCGGGTCCGGCGATGGACGAGATGGCCGTGACGAGCCTGGTCGGCATGGAGATGCAGGCGGTCGCTGCGGCCCTGACGGTACGCCACCCCGATGGCCGGCAGGTGCGGCAGGAAGAACTGCCGGCCTACCGGGCTCTCAAGGGGGAGACGGTGGCAGGAGAGCGGCTGGATATCACGAGCCGTGAGGGGAGGACCATCCACGCTCTGGTCTCCGCCGCCCCCGTTATCATCGGGGGCGTGCCCTCCGGAGCCGTCGTGGCCTGGCAGGATGTCACCGAGCAGGAGCAGATACAGCGTCGCTTAAACGAGATGAGCACCCTGCTCGAAGGGATGTTCGAGAGCCTCGGCGACATCGTCGGGCTCCAGCTCCCCGACCATACTATCCTCCGCTACAACAGGGCCGGTTACGAGGCGCTTGGCATGACGCCTGAAGAGGTGATCGGGAGGAAGTGCTACGAGCTGATCGGCCGCGACCGTCCCTGCGATGTCTGTGCGACCCGGGCCGCCGTCCGGAGCAAACGTCAGGAGCGTCTGGAGAAGTATGTCCCCGAGATGGGGCGATACCTTGAGTGCCGGAGCACACCGGTCCTGGACGAGAACGGGAATCTCCTCCTGATCGTCGAGCACCTCCACGACATCACCGACCGGGTCCTTGCCATGGACGCACTCCGGGAGAGCGAGGCGACGGCCCGGGCGCTCCTCAACGCCCCGACCGACGCGATCAGCCTTATCAGTGCGGACGGGCGGCTGATCGACGTCAACGAGACGATGCTCAGGCGCTATGGGAAAGGCAGAGAGGAAGTCGTCGGCAGGCATATCAACGAGATCTTCCCCCCCAGGATCGCCCGCGAGCGTCTCGAGCGTCTCGCTGAGGTTCTCGAATCGGGGGCACCGGTCCGATTCGAAGAGCGAGGGGTGATGGGCTGGTACGATGTCGTCATCTACCCCATCAGGGACGAGACCGGCCGGGTCGCTCGATTGGCGGTCATCGGCCGGGACATCACCGACCGGAAGCAGATGGAAGAGCGGCTCGTGGAGAGCGAAGAACGACTCCGGAGTATCTTCAGGGAGGCGGGGATCGGCATTGCCCTCCTGGACCTCGACTGGAGGATCACGCAGACCAACCCGGCGTTCCGTCGGATGCTGGGCTACGAGGAGAGTGATCTCGTAGGCAGATCCGTTGCCGAGGTCACGCACCCTGACGACATTGAGGCGAACCGGGCCCTCTTCTACGAGATGGTGGCGGGCCGCCGGAAAAGGTTCCAGCTGGAGAAACGCTACATCGGAAAAGACGGCCGCGTCGTGTGGGCCCGCCTGACCGCGACCATACTCGGGGACACGAAGGATCTGCCGCGCTTTGTCGTCAGCATGGTCGAGGATATCAACGACCGGAAGATGGCTGAGACCCTGAGGACGGAGGCATTCAACCGGATCGAGCAGAACATGGAACAGTTTGCAATCCTTGGCGACCATGTCCGCCATCCCCTGCAGGTGGTCCTTGCACGGGCGGACCTCATGGACGACGAGGAGACCGCCGAGAAGATCCGGGAGCAGGTCCGGCGGATCAACAAGTATATCAAGGAACTCGACCGGGGCTGGATAGAGAGCCGGAAGATCCGGGAGTTCCTGCGGCGTCACGAGATGGTGTAG
- a CDS encoding DHA2 family efflux MFS transporter permease subunit: MHQPDGSAPQQRYTLLMVSIAVAMFMTSLDGTIVNIALPTISTIFDLPSTTVSWVATAYLLVLTGSILVFGKVADRIGFKTVFLAGFCVFTASSFFCGFFPELFDSFWVLIGARVLQAIGGAMIAAIAPALIAAFLPMTMKGKAMGIVTTFAAFGTAAGPILGGLLTQYLSWNWIFYINVPVGIVAVLLGSYAIPAGRTAGGAPSPFDRLGAVLIFVGLGSLIYAVSEGSALGWTDPAILAALAAAGIALGYLVLHERRTADPLLDFRLFANRNFLYVNLMLALSYFLFGGVNYLLPFFLELVKGFDPSTSGLVLTALSFAMMASGILSGMLINSLGNRRLCIAGALVVSAGYLLFHLFSAASTLHYIIGTFAIVGFGLGFLLSPGTNMAMNMAPRDKHGMVSSLISVERSGPITLGISFASMLFIQAMLTVGSHRHVTASSPANIKIDVLATGFDLVFIAIFAVSLAVVVLAVLSRDEVHADNLEEGAFEAAVAGV; encoded by the coding sequence ATGCATCAACCGGACGGCAGCGCCCCGCAGCAGCGATACACCCTGCTCATGGTCTCGATCGCGGTCGCGATGTTCATGACGTCGCTTGACGGGACCATTGTGAATATCGCTCTTCCCACGATCTCGACGATCTTCGACCTTCCCTCGACGACGGTCAGCTGGGTTGCGACGGCGTACCTGCTGGTGCTGACGGGCTCTATCCTCGTCTTCGGGAAGGTGGCGGACAGGATCGGTTTCAAGACCGTCTTCCTCGCCGGGTTCTGCGTCTTCACGGCAAGCTCGTTCTTCTGCGGCTTTTTTCCGGAACTCTTCGACTCGTTCTGGGTGCTGATCGGCGCGCGGGTGCTCCAGGCGATCGGCGGAGCGATGATCGCCGCGATCGCCCCGGCCCTGATTGCGGCGTTCCTCCCGATGACGATGAAAGGAAAGGCGATGGGGATCGTGACCACGTTTGCGGCCTTCGGGACCGCGGCCGGCCCGATACTCGGCGGCCTCCTGACGCAGTACCTCTCCTGGAACTGGATCTTCTACATCAACGTCCCGGTCGGGATCGTTGCCGTCCTGCTCGGCTCGTACGCGATACCGGCGGGCCGGACGGCGGGCGGGGCGCCTTCGCCGTTCGACCGGCTCGGTGCGGTCCTCATATTCGTCGGGCTCGGCTCCCTGATCTACGCCGTCAGCGAGGGATCCGCGCTCGGCTGGACGGACCCGGCGATCCTCGCTGCACTCGCGGCTGCAGGGATCGCGCTCGGATACCTCGTCCTCCACGAACGGAGGACGGCCGATCCGCTGCTGGACTTCCGGCTCTTTGCGAACAGGAACTTCCTCTACGTCAACCTCATGCTCGCCCTCTCCTACTTCCTCTTCGGCGGCGTCAACTACCTCCTCCCGTTCTTCCTCGAACTGGTGAAGGGCTTTGACCCTTCGACCTCCGGGCTCGTCCTCACCGCGCTCTCGTTCGCGATGATGGCAAGCGGCATCCTCTCCGGCATGCTCATCAACAGCCTCGGGAACCGGAGGCTCTGCATCGCCGGCGCGCTCGTCGTCTCCGCCGGATACCTGCTGTTCCATCTCTTCTCGGCGGCAAGCACGCTCCACTACATCATCGGCACGTTCGCTATCGTGGGGTTCGGCCTCGGTTTCCTGCTCTCCCCCGGCACGAACATGGCGATGAACATGGCCCCCCGTGATAAACACGGCATGGTATCGAGCCTCATCTCCGTGGAGCGCTCCGGCCCGATAACCCTCGGCATCTCCTTTGCCAGCATGCTCTTCATCCAGGCGATGCTCACGGTCGGGTCCCATCGCCACGTCACGGCGTCTTCCCCGGCGAACATCAAAATAGACGTGCTTGCCACCGGTTTCGATCTGGTCTTCATCGCCATCTTCGCCGTCTCGCTTGCCGTCGTCGTCCTCGCGGTCTTGAGCCGGGACGAGGTCCATGCCGACAACCTCGAAGAGGGTGCCTTCGAGGCCGCGGTCGCCGGGGTGTAA
- a CDS encoding potassium/proton antiporter produces the protein MVVTLELLLLGISLLFLISILANKFSERLGVPALLIFLIVGMLAGSEGPGGIPFDDPGLAQIIGIIALAYILFSGGLDTRWEQIRPILGPGIALSTLGVVLTAGLLGAFAVLVLGFPPLTALLLGAVVSSTDAAAVFSILRTARARLQGNLRPLIELESGSNDPMAVLLTIGVISVILIPGTSLLAILPMFVQQMAVGGLLGYGMGQAIVFLINRLKLEFEGLYPVLSLTMVLLTYGLTATLGGNGFIAVYIAGLVMGNSIVVHKKSLVRFHDGIAWLMQIVMFLALGLLVFPSQLVAEIVPGLLAALFLLLVARPVAVMISLLPWKMPINEKILVSWVGLRGAVPIILATYPLVAGVPGAETIFNLVFFIVLVSALVHGTSIPSVARWLGLSAPLQETHKLSREFEMNPDTPSELLELVIPPEAPVVGKQVVDLGLPKGTLIILMQKREKRFVPGGSTVIEAEDTLLLLTTDDLADTVRTRLFSREEAEGSSADET, from the coding sequence ATGGTGGTCACTCTCGAACTCCTGCTTCTCGGGATATCGCTGCTCTTCCTGATCAGCATCCTGGCAAACAAGTTCTCGGAGAGGCTCGGCGTTCCTGCGCTCCTCATCTTCCTCATCGTCGGGATGCTGGCGGGTTCGGAGGGTCCGGGCGGGATCCCGTTCGACGATCCGGGGCTCGCACAGATCATCGGGATTATCGCACTTGCGTATATCCTCTTCTCCGGCGGCCTCGACACCCGGTGGGAGCAGATCCGGCCGATCCTTGGACCCGGGATCGCCCTCTCGACGCTCGGCGTCGTGCTGACCGCAGGCCTGCTTGGGGCGTTTGCCGTCCTGGTCCTCGGCTTCCCGCCGCTTACGGCCCTCCTCCTCGGTGCGGTCGTCTCGTCCACCGATGCGGCCGCGGTCTTCTCCATCCTCCGGACGGCGAGAGCACGTCTGCAGGGGAACCTGCGGCCGCTCATCGAGCTTGAATCGGGGAGCAACGACCCCATGGCAGTCCTGCTCACCATCGGTGTCATCAGCGTGATCCTCATCCCCGGCACGTCGCTCCTCGCCATCCTCCCGATGTTCGTGCAGCAGATGGCGGTCGGCGGCCTGCTCGGCTACGGGATGGGGCAGGCGATCGTCTTCCTGATCAACCGCCTCAAACTGGAGTTCGAGGGGCTGTATCCGGTGCTCAGCCTCACGATGGTGCTGCTGACCTACGGGCTGACCGCCACCCTCGGGGGGAACGGGTTCATCGCGGTCTACATCGCCGGGCTGGTCATGGGCAACAGCATCGTTGTCCACAAGAAGAGCCTGGTCCGGTTCCACGACGGGATCGCGTGGCTGATGCAGATCGTGATGTTCCTTGCGCTCGGCCTGCTCGTCTTCCCCTCGCAGCTCGTAGCCGAGATCGTCCCCGGCCTCCTCGCCGCGCTCTTCCTCCTCCTGGTCGCGCGACCGGTCGCCGTCATGATCTCGCTCCTCCCCTGGAAGATGCCGATAAACGAGAAGATCCTCGTCTCCTGGGTGGGGCTGCGGGGTGCCGTCCCGATCATTCTCGCGACCTACCCCCTTGTCGCAGGCGTGCCCGGCGCGGAGACGATCTTCAACCTCGTCTTCTTCATCGTCCTCGTCTCGGCGCTCGTTCACGGGACGTCGATCCCATCCGTCGCCCGGTGGCTCGGCCTCTCCGCACCGCTCCAGGAGACACACAAACTCTCCAGGGAGTTCGAGATGAACCCAGACACCCCGAGCGAGCTGCTGGAACTCGTCATCCCCCCCGAAGCCCCGGTTGTCGGGAAGCAGGTCGTCGACCTCGGACTGCCGAAGGGGACCCTCATCATCCTGATGCAGAAGCGGGAGAAACGCTTTGTTCCGGGCGGCAGCACCGTCATCGAGGCCGAAGACACGCTTCTTCTCCTGACAACCGACGATCTGGCCGATACCGTCCGCACGAGGCTTTTCAGCAGGGAGGAGGCAGAGGGCAGCTCTGCCGATGAGACGTGA
- a CDS encoding AI-2E family transporter encodes MADTPALSRSLGTVLLLTAAIFLVIGIRSIAYIVTIIVVSLILAMLAYPATKALRSRGLPEGAAVGAVAIVACLAVMLLCYLVFFSFESLVQDIPLYQQELSARLAEVLAVLDRFGIDTGSFSPSSIDLQRFAGILSSSALSLVDLLLYLFFIAVTTIFMLLEAPRVPGRIQKLAGGGSGKIEGFSRMSRFLIDFVIVRTEANLVHGFLFGTFLWVMGVHAAVLWGVLTFLLSYIPYIGLVVAALPAIFFAWLQFGIWGAIVVLAAVAVLNALVENPIFAHFASRRFDIPALVVILSVIFWGWALGVAGMIFAVPLTLIILMVFQFSDDWAWVNTILGVDHLFMGEQTPPVESRGVEAPPAR; translated from the coding sequence ATGGCAGACACTCCCGCTCTTTCCAGGTCTCTTGGCACCGTGCTCCTTCTGACGGCGGCGATCTTCCTCGTCATCGGAATCCGGTCGATTGCGTATATCGTGACCATCATCGTTGTCTCGTTGATCCTCGCCATGCTCGCCTACCCCGCAACAAAGGCGCTCCGGTCGCGGGGCCTGCCGGAGGGGGCCGCCGTCGGCGCGGTCGCGATCGTCGCCTGCCTTGCCGTCATGCTGCTCTGTTATCTCGTCTTCTTCTCGTTCGAGAGTCTGGTCCAGGATATTCCTCTCTACCAGCAGGAGTTGAGCGCCCGGCTCGCAGAAGTCCTCGCCGTCCTGGACCGGTTCGGGATCGATACGGGCTCGTTCTCCCCGTCATCGATCGACCTGCAACGGTTTGCCGGGATCCTCTCCTCGTCCGCCCTGAGCCTCGTCGACCTTCTCCTCTACCTCTTCTTCATAGCCGTGACGACGATCTTCATGCTCCTCGAAGCGCCGAGAGTGCCCGGCCGTATACAGAAGTTGGCAGGGGGCGGGTCGGGGAAGATCGAAGGGTTCTCCCGCATGAGCAGGTTCCTGATCGACTTCGTCATCGTCAGGACCGAGGCGAATCTCGTCCACGGCTTCCTCTTCGGCACCTTCCTCTGGGTCATGGGGGTGCATGCGGCCGTTCTCTGGGGGGTGCTGACGTTCCTCCTCTCCTACATCCCCTATATCGGACTGGTCGTCGCGGCGCTCCCGGCGATCTTCTTTGCCTGGCTGCAGTTCGGGATCTGGGGCGCGATTGTGGTGCTCGCGGCCGTCGCCGTCCTGAACGCGCTGGTGGAGAACCCGATCTTCGCGCACTTTGCGTCGAGACGGTTTGATATCCCCGCCCTCGTGGTCATCCTCTCAGTCATCTTCTGGGGCTGGGCCCTCGGCGTCGCCGGGATGATCTTCGCCGTCCCGCTCACCCTCATCATCCTGATGGTCTTCCAGTTCAGCGACGACTGGGCGTGGGTGAACACGATCCTCGGTGTCGACCATCTCTTCATGGGGGAGCAGACACCCCCGGTGGAGAGCAGGGGAGTCGAAGCGCCGCCGGCGAGGTAG
- a CDS encoding cupin domain-containing protein, producing the protein MKKGFMADIEKETVQNTDFRRVLYTGKFNQLVLMSLKPGEEIGAEVHDDVDQFFRFEEGEGKVIIDNTEYAVKDGSAVIVPSGANHNVINTSKTANLKLYTIYSPPEHQDKIVRKTREEAMASEEHFDGKTTE; encoded by the coding sequence ATGAAGAAAGGATTTATGGCCGATATCGAGAAAGAGACGGTACAGAACACCGACTTCCGCAGAGTCCTCTACACGGGGAAGTTCAACCAGCTCGTGCTGATGTCCCTCAAGCCCGGCGAGGAGATCGGCGCGGAGGTGCACGACGACGTCGACCAGTTCTTCCGGTTCGAGGAAGGAGAGGGGAAAGTCATCATCGACAACACGGAATACGCGGTAAAGGACGGCAGCGCCGTGATCGTGCCGAGCGGCGCGAACCACAACGTGATAAACACCTCAAAGACCGCCAACCTCAAGCTCTACACCATATACTCCCCGCCGGAGCACCAGGACAAGATCGTCCGGAAGACCCGCGAAGAGGCCATGGCCAGCGAAGAGCACTTCGACGGCAAGACGACCGAGTAA
- a CDS encoding ferritin family protein has translation MPEFANPFSGNRMERKLDRGELIRTIRFSIAAEYEAIQLYNQIAESTDDPLVRKVMRDIADEEKEHAGEFLRLLREIEPTEEEFYRHGYEEVEEMIEEVKKGGA, from the coding sequence ATGCCCGAATTTGCAAATCCGTTCTCCGGGAACCGCATGGAACGCAAACTGGACCGGGGGGAACTCATCCGGACCATCCGGTTCTCGATCGCTGCCGAATACGAGGCGATCCAGCTCTACAACCAGATCGCCGAGTCGACCGACGACCCGCTGGTCCGGAAGGTGATGCGGGATATCGCGGATGAGGAGAAGGAGCACGCCGGGGAGTTCCTCCGTCTCCTCCGGGAGATCGAGCCCACGGAAGAGGAGTTTTACCGGCACGGCTACGAGGAGGTCGAGGAGATGATCGAGGAGGTGAAGAAGGGCGGGGCGTGA
- a CDS encoding bifunctional metallophosphatase/5'-nucleotidase — MTAGSSTRGRSHRRQAVAGLLILLFVVLVPIALSDYFCPPSSPAAEPVHVKILAVNDFHGQLPPGQNLNGEPAGSAPVLASYLRSAVADGDRTATFIALPGDIVSASPPESGLLLDEPTLLFFNSLADDYPEMIATFGNHEFDRGTDELLRMVRGGNGATNVVRMVDPYPGAAAEYVCSNVVWRTNGTLLAAPYTIRDAGGAKIAFIGATTVETPSIQKAINLEQVVFKNETESINRYVLEVRQQGVHAIVVLLHEGGRQEPYDGPTREGGNVTGRIAGIVAGLDPDVDVVLSGHTHAFTNAYLENAGEEPVLVTQAYSYSRAFADIDLVIDPLTGEVIYTSARIVPTYADRPPGTSPDPEALSLLEMSEEAVGPMISRIITVASANITRLQTDAGESTLGNLVADGQRAAMNTDIAFVTTGSLRAEIAEGTVTWGDLYAVQPFSSTVLSMTMTGDRVRDVLERQWETPLPPHNLAVSGLSYTFDERKPIGSRIVEVLVNGTPLDPSAEYTAAMVDFLATGGDKYTTFREGTNIVNGPFDVDALVAYMESLPEPAEMKPEGRIARVA, encoded by the coding sequence ATGACAGCCGGTTCGTCCACACGCGGCAGATCGCACCGACGGCAGGCGGTCGCCGGCCTGCTGATTCTCCTGTTCGTCGTTCTCGTCCCCATCGCACTCTCGGACTACTTCTGCCCCCCGTCGTCTCCGGCAGCAGAACCGGTACACGTCAAGATCCTCGCAGTCAACGATTTCCACGGGCAGCTGCCTCCCGGGCAGAACCTCAACGGCGAGCCGGCCGGGAGCGCGCCGGTGCTTGCGTCGTACCTCAGAAGCGCGGTGGCGGACGGCGACCGGACGGCCACGTTCATCGCGCTCCCCGGGGACATCGTCAGCGCGTCGCCGCCGGAGTCCGGGTTGCTGCTGGACGAGCCCACCCTGCTCTTCTTCAACAGCCTCGCGGACGACTACCCGGAGATGATCGCGACCTTCGGCAACCACGAGTTCGACCGGGGCACGGACGAACTGCTGCGGATGGTTCGTGGCGGGAACGGTGCGACGAACGTCGTCCGCATGGTAGATCCCTACCCGGGTGCGGCAGCGGAATATGTCTGCTCGAACGTGGTCTGGAGGACGAACGGCACCCTCCTTGCCGCCCCCTACACGATCCGGGATGCCGGGGGTGCGAAGATCGCGTTTATCGGTGCCACAACAGTCGAGACGCCTTCGATCCAGAAGGCTATCAACCTCGAACAGGTCGTCTTTAAAAACGAGACCGAATCGATCAACCGTTACGTCCTGGAGGTCCGGCAGCAGGGAGTGCATGCGATCGTCGTCCTCCTCCACGAAGGCGGCCGGCAGGAGCCCTATGACGGTCCGACCCGGGAGGGAGGCAACGTCACGGGCAGGATCGCAGGGATCGTCGCCGGCCTTGACCCGGACGTGGATGTCGTCCTCTCGGGCCACACCCATGCGTTCACCAACGCCTACCTGGAGAACGCCGGCGAAGAACCGGTGCTGGTGACGCAGGCATACAGTTACAGCAGGGCGTTTGCCGACATCGATCTCGTCATCGACCCCCTCACCGGCGAGGTCATCTATACGTCGGCACGGATCGTCCCGACGTATGCAGACCGCCCGCCTGGCACCTCTCCCGACCCGGAGGCCCTATCATTGCTTGAGATGAGCGAAGAGGCGGTCGGGCCGATGATCAGCCGGATCATAACGGTTGCATCGGCGAATATCACGCGGTTGCAGACCGATGCCGGCGAATCCACGCTCGGCAACCTCGTCGCCGACGGCCAGCGGGCGGCAATGAACACCGATATCGCGTTTGTCACCACCGGATCGCTCCGGGCGGAGATAGCTGAGGGTACCGTCACGTGGGGCGACCTTTATGCTGTGCAGCCGTTCTCTTCGACCGTGCTCTCGATGACCATGACGGGAGACCGGGTCCGGGACGTGCTGGAACGGCAGTGGGAGACTCCGTTACCGCCCCACAATCTCGCAGTCTCCGGGCTGTCGTATACCTTCGACGAAAGAAAGCCCATCGGCAGCAGGATTGTCGAGGTCCTGGTAAACGGCACTCCGCTGGACCCGAGTGCCGAGTATACAGCAGCAATGGTCGACTTCCTTGCGACCGGCGGCGACAAGTATACCACCTTCAGAGAAGGCACGAACATAGTCAACGGGCCGTTCGATGTCGATGCACTGGTCGCGTATATGGAATCTCTCCCGGAGCCGGCGGAGATGAAGCCGGAGGGGAGGATCGCGAGAGTCGCGTGA
- a CDS encoding FKBP-type peptidyl-prolyl cis-trans isomerase, with protein MAPVTDGDTLLLHFTSTRPDGEVFEDTRPGEPVRVTLGAKQINPLFEEALIGREPGETVTVVLPPEKAYGKFHKKLVVTIKRKKLNLDHEPVPGEFLKVEVMGKPCLVTVLDLDEKSITVDANHPLAGETITYAITVAAILSRDG; from the coding sequence ATGGCACCCGTGACAGACGGCGACACCCTGCTCCTGCACTTCACCAGCACCCGCCCCGACGGGGAGGTCTTTGAGGACACCCGACCGGGAGAGCCGGTCCGGGTAACCCTCGGGGCGAAGCAGATCAACCCCCTCTTTGAAGAGGCGCTGATCGGCAGAGAGCCCGGCGAAACGGTGACCGTGGTGCTCCCCCCGGAGAAGGCCTACGGGAAATTCCACAAGAAACTCGTGGTCACGATAAAACGCAAGAAACTGAACCTCGACCACGAACCGGTCCCCGGGGAGTTCCTCAAGGTGGAGGTGATGGGAAAGCCCTGCCTGGTGACCGTCCTCGACCTGGACGAGAAAAGCATCACCGTCGATGCAAATCACCCGCTCGCGGGGGAGACGATCACCTACGCGATCACAGTCGCGGCGATACTTTCCCGGGACGGCTGA